A genome region from Natronobeatus ordinarius includes the following:
- a CDS encoding M48 family metallopeptidase: MLAYHVAFLVLFVGTTAFFTALSILNLRYGARTLERERDWVEDRLDLEDTDRVVAYQRAKTTLSVVRTWAVVALVLAVLYSGVLSAFVEALEGLGYGPVVTGAAFVAALIVGLRLFSVPFDVYDTFVLEERFDFNQTTPGLFVKDLLLGTAISVVFVGALAGGVLWFVELVPTYWPVAALALFTAFSLGMLVVYPRVIAPLFNDFEPVEAGELREAVERVFERAGFSCEAIYVMDASRRSAHSNAYFTGFGRTKRVVLFDTLVERMALSEIEGVLAHELAHWKFGHVWKGFAAGVVRVGAMLAVLWFLLETAWLYELFALPETVYAGLLVGLLWLQPLAKLSRPLENRLSLAHEREADAFATAVMGDGEPLIDALCRLTSENLSNPFPHPLYATFHYTHPPIPDRIRYIQELSEDDGDEPSPSPVGTAG, translated from the coding sequence ATGCTCGCCTACCACGTCGCATTCCTCGTCCTCTTCGTCGGGACGACGGCGTTTTTCACCGCGCTGTCGATCCTGAACCTCCGCTACGGCGCACGGACGCTCGAGCGCGAACGCGACTGGGTCGAGGATCGACTGGACCTCGAGGACACCGACCGGGTCGTCGCCTACCAGCGGGCGAAGACGACGCTCTCTGTGGTCCGGACGTGGGCGGTCGTCGCCCTCGTGCTCGCGGTCCTCTACTCGGGGGTGCTGTCGGCGTTCGTCGAAGCACTCGAGGGACTGGGCTACGGCCCCGTCGTCACCGGTGCGGCCTTCGTCGCCGCGCTGATCGTCGGCCTCCGGCTCTTCTCGGTGCCGTTCGACGTCTACGACACGTTCGTCCTCGAGGAGCGGTTCGACTTCAACCAGACGACGCCGGGACTGTTCGTGAAGGACCTGCTGCTCGGGACGGCCATCTCGGTCGTTTTCGTCGGCGCCCTCGCCGGCGGCGTGCTCTGGTTCGTCGAACTCGTGCCGACGTACTGGCCGGTGGCCGCGCTCGCGCTGTTCACCGCGTTCTCCCTCGGAATGCTAGTCGTCTACCCGCGGGTGATCGCCCCGCTGTTCAACGACTTCGAACCCGTCGAGGCAGGCGAGCTCCGCGAGGCGGTCGAACGCGTCTTCGAGCGCGCCGGCTTCTCCTGTGAGGCGATCTACGTCATGGACGCCAGCCGGCGGTCGGCGCACTCGAACGCCTACTTCACCGGCTTCGGCCGGACGAAACGCGTCGTGCTGTTCGACACGCTCGTCGAGCGGATGGCGCTGTCGGAGATCGAAGGCGTGCTCGCTCACGAACTCGCCCACTGGAAGTTCGGCCACGTCTGGAAGGGCTTCGCCGCAGGCGTCGTTCGCGTCGGGGCGATGCTGGCCGTCCTCTGGTTCCTGCTCGAGACGGCGTGGCTCTACGAGCTGTTCGCCCTCCCCGAGACCGTCTACGCCGGCCTGCTCGTCGGCCTGCTGTGGCTCCAGCCGCTGGCGAAGCTGAGCCGGCCGCTCGAGAACCGGCTCTCGCTGGCTCACGAGCGCGAGGCCGACGCCTTCGCGACCGCGGTGATGGGCGACGGCGAGCCGCTGATCGACGCGCTCTGTCGGCTCACGAGCGAGAACCTCTCGAACCCGTTTCCCCACCCGCTGTACGCGACGTTTCACTACACCCACCCGCCGATTCCCGACCGGATCCGGTACATCCAGGAGCTAAGCGAGGATGATGGAGACGAACCGTCGCCCTCGCCGGTCGGAACGGCCGGCTGA
- a CDS encoding SHOCT domain-containing protein, with product MTETDSLTRAVLLVLVLLLLVPVVAMTFAMPMMGGHMWAWNDGTGVGWLWFVTWLVPLGVLLGVGYLLYAAFTRQDSQGRDDPALEELRLAYARGDISSEEFEERRTRLERSE from the coding sequence ATGACAGAGACTGACTCTCTTACCAGGGCAGTCCTGCTCGTCCTGGTGCTCCTCCTGCTCGTCCCGGTGGTCGCGATGACGTTCGCGATGCCGATGATGGGCGGGCACATGTGGGCCTGGAACGACGGAACGGGCGTCGGCTGGCTGTGGTTCGTCACGTGGCTGGTCCCACTGGGCGTGCTCCTCGGCGTCGGCTACCTGCTGTACGCCGCGTTCACCCGACAGGATAGCCAGGGCCGGGACGACCCGGCGCTCGAGGAACTGCGTCTCGCCTACGCCCGCGGGGACATCTCGAGCGAGGAGTTCGAGGAGCGACGGACGCGTCTGGAACGGAGTGAGTGA
- a CDS encoding heavy metal translocating P-type ATPase, with the protein MSDGDDHAHDVVTDHGSGGHAPGRTLERGERPTDRTCPCCRVCGLEGDRQAERSVEPDDVADQSDTEAVDPDEEAADHAHHGPGHADHDEAHVDHAGHEDLFRRRFVVCLVLSLPVLYYSPMLQAWFGYAAVAFPGSEFVGPVLGVVIFAYGGVPFLRMGAVEARNREPGMMLLISLAITVAFGYSLAAVGFGIGEPFFWELVTLIVIFLLGHWIEMRSIRRASGALDELAELLPATAERLTEDGDTEEVPVDDLEDEDLVLVRPGTNVPADGVVEEGVSNVTEAMITGESKPVSKEPGDEVIGGTTNRDGSLRVRVTATGEETTLSGIVRLVEEAQESRSRTQVLADRAAGWLFYAAIGVAAITAVAWTAAVGFGLPVVERVVTVLVIACPHALGLAVPLVVAINTTMAAGEGMLVRDRIAMEQARELDTVVFDKTGTLTEGEQGVVDVATIEGWDADDALALAAAVEGDSEHMIAQAIREEARGRDLTVPDVRGFEALEGRGVRATVEADAVAIPGGDGGSREEAAVSVGGPNLLRYLEVDPGDELERFADRAGERGQGVVYLVRDDAVVGALALADVIREESVEAVEALAEMGVEVAMLTGDDEDVARAVSAELGIETYFAEVLPADKDEKIVELQERGDLVAMVGDGVNDAPALTRADVGIAIGSGTDVAVESADVVLVENDPRDVVSLVRLSRKSYRKMQENLAWAAGYNVFALPLAAGVLAPIGILLSPAVGAILMSASTVIVAINAQLLRRADLEG; encoded by the coding sequence GTGTCCGACGGTGACGACCACGCCCACGACGTGGTGACCGACCACGGCTCCGGCGGCCACGCGCCAGGGCGGACGCTCGAGCGAGGCGAGCGGCCGACCGACCGCACCTGTCCGTGTTGTCGGGTGTGCGGGCTCGAGGGTGACCGCCAGGCCGAGAGGAGCGTCGAACCCGACGACGTCGCGGATCAGTCCGATACCGAGGCCGTCGATCCGGACGAGGAGGCGGCCGACCACGCCCACCACGGCCCGGGACACGCCGATCACGACGAGGCCCACGTGGATCACGCCGGCCACGAGGACCTGTTCAGGCGGCGCTTTGTCGTCTGTCTCGTCCTCTCGCTGCCGGTGCTCTACTACAGCCCGATGCTCCAGGCGTGGTTCGGCTACGCGGCCGTTGCGTTCCCGGGGAGCGAATTCGTCGGGCCCGTCCTCGGCGTCGTGATCTTCGCCTACGGTGGCGTCCCGTTCCTCCGGATGGGCGCCGTCGAGGCGCGCAACCGCGAACCCGGAATGATGTTGCTGATCTCGCTCGCGATCACCGTCGCGTTCGGCTACAGCCTCGCGGCCGTGGGCTTCGGGATCGGCGAGCCCTTTTTCTGGGAGCTCGTGACGCTGATCGTCATCTTCCTGCTCGGTCACTGGATCGAGATGCGCTCGATCAGGCGCGCCTCGGGCGCGCTCGACGAACTCGCCGAGTTGCTGCCCGCGACCGCCGAGCGGCTGACCGAGGACGGCGACACCGAGGAGGTCCCGGTCGACGACCTCGAGGACGAGGACCTCGTGCTCGTCCGGCCGGGGACGAACGTTCCCGCCGACGGGGTCGTCGAGGAGGGAGTCTCGAACGTCACCGAGGCGATGATCACGGGCGAGTCCAAGCCGGTGTCGAAGGAGCCGGGCGACGAGGTGATCGGCGGGACGACCAACCGGGACGGCAGCCTGCGCGTTCGCGTGACCGCCACGGGCGAGGAGACGACCCTGTCGGGGATCGTGCGGCTGGTCGAGGAGGCCCAGGAGAGTCGCTCGCGGACGCAGGTGCTCGCCGATCGCGCCGCGGGCTGGCTGTTCTACGCGGCGATCGGGGTAGCGGCGATCACGGCCGTCGCCTGGACCGCCGCGGTCGGCTTCGGCCTGCCGGTCGTCGAGCGCGTCGTCACCGTGCTCGTCATCGCCTGCCCACACGCGCTCGGCCTCGCGGTCCCGCTGGTCGTGGCGATCAACACGACGATGGCCGCAGGCGAGGGGATGCTCGTCCGCGACCGCATTGCGATGGAGCAGGCGAGAGAGCTCGACACGGTCGTCTTCGACAAGACCGGTACCCTCACCGAGGGGGAACAGGGCGTCGTCGACGTCGCGACGATCGAGGGCTGGGACGCCGACGATGCGCTGGCGCTGGCGGCCGCTGTCGAGGGCGACTCCGAGCACATGATCGCCCAGGCAATCCGCGAGGAGGCCCGGGGGCGGGACCTCACCGTCCCCGACGTGCGCGGGTTCGAGGCGCTCGAGGGACGGGGCGTCCGCGCGACCGTCGAGGCCGACGCCGTCGCGATTCCCGGCGGCGACGGCGGGTCGCGAGAGGAGGCGGCGGTCTCCGTCGGCGGCCCCAACCTGCTTCGGTACCTCGAGGTCGACCCCGGCGACGAGCTCGAGCGCTTCGCCGACCGGGCCGGCGAGCGCGGACAGGGCGTCGTCTACCTCGTCCGCGACGACGCGGTCGTCGGCGCACTCGCGCTCGCGGACGTGATCCGCGAGGAGAGCGTCGAAGCCGTCGAGGCCTTAGCCGAGATGGGCGTCGAGGTCGCGATGCTCACCGGCGACGACGAGGACGTCGCCCGCGCCGTCTCGGCGGAGCTGGGCATCGAGACCTACTTCGCCGAGGTGTTGCCGGCGGACAAAGACGAGAAGATCGTCGAGTTACAGGAGCGAGGCGACCTCGTGGCGATGGTCGGCGACGGGGTCAACGACGCCCCGGCGCTAACGCGGGCGGACGTCGGCATCGCCATCGGCTCCGGGACGGACGTGGCCGTCGAGTCGGCCGACGTCGTCCTCGTCGAGAACGATCCGCGCGACGTGGTCAGCCTGGTGCGCCTGAGCCGGAAGAGCTACCGGAAGATGCAGGAGAACCTCGCCTGGGCGGCGGGCTACAACGTCTTCGCGCTGCCGCTGGCGGCCGGCGTGCTCGCGCCCATCGGTATCCTGCTCTCGCCGGCCGTCGGTGCGATCTTGATGTCCGCGAGCACGGTGATCGTCGCGATCAACGCCCAGTTGCTCCGACGGGCGGACCTCGAAGGGTGA
- a CDS encoding group I truncated hemoglobin: MSQTLYERLGGGASIATVVDDFYERVLADERVAHFFDETDMQKQRAHQTQFLSAVAGGPVEYTGAEMEAAHAHLEIDDADVDVIAAHLEEALVAFDVGERERKAVLGAFESYREPVVTASG, encoded by the coding sequence ATGAGTCAGACACTCTACGAACGACTCGGTGGCGGGGCGTCGATCGCAACAGTCGTGGACGACTTCTACGAGCGCGTGCTCGCGGACGAGCGGGTGGCGCACTTCTTCGACGAAACGGACATGCAGAAACAGCGCGCCCACCAGACGCAGTTTCTCAGCGCCGTCGCCGGTGGACCAGTCGAGTACACGGGCGCGGAGATGGAGGCGGCACACGCCCACCTCGAGATCGACGACGCGGACGTCGACGTGATCGCAGCCCACCTCGAGGAGGCGCTCGTCGCGTTCGACGTGGGCGAGCGAGAACGCAAGGCCGTGCTCGGGGCGTTCGAGTCCTATCGGGAGCCGGTGGTCACCGCGAGCGGTTGA
- the hemC gene encoding hydroxymethylbilane synthase: MRTRGTLRLATRGSTLARRQAGLVKEALEDRRYEVELVTVETTGDQIRDELIHRLGKTGAFVRELDERVLEGDVDGAIHSMKDVPTEQPSELVTAAVPERGRPNDVLVTPDGLELEELPEGAVVGTSSLRRRAQLLSTRSDLEVEPLRGNVDTRLEKLLAPALQAEHEERSEADKERKGNVGNESYKPDYDEDEDEPRTVDDWFDELSEIEKQALGREVDVAYDAIVLAEAGLERSGLAHHVEYRRLPPTQFAPAPGQGALAVTAQDGETARELREAIDHPRTRVETTVERILLAELGGGCIAPIGIYAVVQGEYVHASVQVYDRDGQESVIATRDLPVETYPKATREFAADLADRGAADLIAAARKEADEIDDAPEGK; encoded by the coding sequence ATGAGAACACGTGGGACGTTGCGACTGGCGACGCGGGGGTCGACGCTCGCCCGACGACAGGCGGGGCTCGTCAAGGAGGCGCTGGAGGATCGCCGCTACGAGGTCGAACTCGTCACCGTCGAGACGACCGGCGACCAGATCAGAGACGAGTTGATCCACCGCCTCGGCAAGACCGGGGCGTTCGTCCGCGAACTCGACGAGCGCGTCCTCGAGGGCGACGTCGACGGCGCGATCCACTCGATGAAGGACGTGCCGACCGAACAGCCGAGCGAGCTCGTGACCGCGGCCGTCCCCGAACGTGGCCGGCCGAACGACGTACTGGTCACGCCCGACGGCCTCGAACTCGAGGAGCTCCCCGAGGGTGCCGTCGTGGGGACCTCGAGCCTCCGTCGGCGGGCGCAGCTGCTCTCGACCCGGTCGGATCTCGAGGTCGAGCCGCTTCGCGGAAACGTCGACACGCGCCTCGAGAAGCTGCTCGCACCCGCGCTGCAGGCCGAGCACGAGGAACGCAGCGAGGCGGACAAAGAACGCAAGGGGAACGTCGGAAACGAGAGCTACAAACCCGACTACGACGAGGACGAGGACGAACCCCGGACGGTCGACGACTGGTTCGACGAGCTCTCGGAGATCGAAAAGCAGGCGCTCGGGCGCGAGGTCGACGTCGCCTACGACGCGATCGTCCTCGCCGAGGCGGGCCTCGAACGCAGCGGTCTGGCACACCACGTCGAGTACCGGCGGCTCCCGCCGACGCAGTTCGCGCCCGCGCCCGGCCAGGGCGCGCTGGCGGTGACCGCCCAGGATGGCGAGACCGCCCGCGAGCTCCGGGAAGCGATCGATCACCCCCGGACGCGCGTGGAGACGACCGTCGAGCGGATCCTGCTCGCCGAACTCGGCGGCGGCTGCATCGCCCCGATCGGCATCTACGCCGTTGTCCAGGGTGAGTACGTCCACGCGAGCGTCCAGGTGTACGACCGCGACGGCCAGGAGTCGGTGATAGCAACCCGGGACCTCCCGGTCGAGACCTACCCGAAGGCGACCCGGGAGTTCGCCGCCGACCTCGCCGACCGCGGCGCGGCCGACCTGATCGCGGCGGCCCGGAAAGAGGCCGACGAGATCGACGATGCGCCGGAGGGAAAGTGA
- a CDS encoding uroporphyrinogen-III synthase translates to MRRRESEMPGPAIAVFRPDDGRLADAVDVLESRGAAPVPDPMLATEPTGATPRTDADYVVLTSTTGVELAVDAGWSPGDATVCAIGPTTANALCEAGSDVDVVPTEYTSSGLVDELAEAVDGARVEIARSDHGSAVLPDGLEAAGAYVHETVLYRLVRPEDSGESAEIAARGDLDAALFTSPLTVEHFLEAAEDRGVADEVRDGLESTVVAAIGEPTRQAAAELDLAVDVVPEDATFETLVDAAIERLEE, encoded by the coding sequence ATGCGCCGGAGGGAAAGTGAGATGCCCGGCCCGGCGATCGCCGTCTTCCGACCCGACGACGGTCGTCTCGCCGACGCCGTAGACGTCCTCGAGTCGCGGGGCGCGGCGCCGGTCCCGGACCCCATGCTCGCTACCGAGCCGACGGGGGCGACCCCGCGGACGGACGCCGACTACGTCGTTCTGACGAGCACGACCGGCGTCGAGCTCGCCGTCGACGCAGGCTGGTCGCCGGGCGATGCCACCGTCTGTGCCATCGGTCCGACCACCGCCAATGCCCTCTGCGAGGCCGGCTCCGACGTCGACGTCGTCCCCACGGAGTACACCTCGAGCGGCCTCGTCGACGAACTCGCCGAGGCGGTCGACGGCGCGCGCGTCGAGATCGCCCGTAGCGACCACGGCAGCGCCGTCTTACCCGACGGACTCGAGGCCGCCGGCGCGTACGTCCACGAGACGGTCCTCTATCGCCTGGTCCGTCCCGAAGACAGCGGCGAGTCGGCCGAAATCGCCGCCAGGGGCGACCTCGACGCAGCGCTGTTCACCTCACCGCTCACCGTCGAACACTTCCTCGAGGCCGCCGAGGACCGTGGCGTGGCCGACGAGGTACGCGACGGCCTCGAGTCGACCGTCGTCGCCGCGATCGGCGAGCCGACCCGGCAGGCGGCCGCGGAACTCGACCTCGCAGTCGACGTCGTGCCCGAGGATGCGACGTTCGAGACGCTCGTCGACGCGGCGATCGAGCGACTCGAGGAATAA
- a CDS encoding DHH family phosphoesterase — protein MDGPVPELADRAAACAERLQRSDRVLLASHIDADGLTSAAIASSALERATIPHEVVFEKQLDEAAIEAIAATEYDTVLFTDFGSGQLDVIAEYEAAGEFTPVIADHHQPADADTEYHLNPLLFGIDGASELSGAGASYVLARALENGTETDNRDLAALAVVGAVGDMQASTGELHGANEGIVAEGREAGVLETATDLAIYGKQTRPLPKLLEYASDVRIPGISNDTGGALRFLDGLDLELKRDGEWRCWADLTSEEKQVVASALVRKAVSKGVPAHKIDDLVGTAYVLSQEPVGTELRDASEFSTLLNATARYERADVGLGVCLGDRDEALERARALLRDHRRNLSAGIDLVTEEGVTHEEHIQWFHAGDRIRETIVGIVAGMAMGNAGISRSKPIFAFAEKRAEPRSANRSSEAAADGEEVKVSARGTYGLVKRGLDLSVVMGEASRAVGGDGGGHDVAAGATVPKGEEESFVERADEIVGEQLA, from the coding sequence ATGGACGGACCGGTTCCCGAACTCGCCGACAGGGCCGCCGCGTGTGCCGAGCGCCTCCAGCGATCCGATCGCGTCCTGCTCGCCTCCCACATCGACGCCGACGGCCTCACCAGCGCCGCGATCGCCTCGAGCGCGCTCGAGCGCGCCACGATCCCCCACGAGGTCGTCTTCGAGAAACAGCTCGACGAGGCGGCCATCGAGGCTATCGCGGCGACCGAGTACGACACCGTGCTCTTCACGGACTTCGGCAGCGGTCAGCTCGACGTCATCGCCGAGTACGAGGCTGCGGGCGAGTTCACGCCCGTCATCGCCGACCACCACCAGCCCGCCGACGCCGACACCGAGTACCACCTCAATCCCCTGCTCTTCGGCATCGACGGCGCCTCGGAGCTCTCCGGAGCAGGTGCAAGTTACGTCCTCGCACGCGCACTCGAGAACGGCACCGAAACCGACAACCGCGACCTCGCCGCGCTGGCCGTCGTCGGCGCCGTCGGCGATATGCAGGCCTCCACCGGCGAACTCCACGGCGCGAACGAGGGCATCGTCGCGGAGGGACGCGAAGCGGGCGTCCTCGAGACCGCGACCGACCTGGCGATTTACGGCAAGCAGACCCGACCGCTTCCGAAGCTGCTCGAGTACGCCAGCGACGTTCGCATTCCGGGCATTTCGAACGACACCGGCGGCGCGCTGCGCTTTCTCGACGGGCTCGACCTCGAGTTGAAACGTGACGGCGAGTGGCGCTGCTGGGCCGACCTCACGAGCGAGGAGAAGCAGGTCGTCGCCAGCGCGCTCGTCCGGAAAGCCGTCTCGAAAGGGGTCCCGGCACACAAGATCGACGATCTGGTCGGCACCGCCTACGTCCTCAGCCAGGAACCCGTCGGCACCGAGCTGCGCGACGCCAGCGAGTTCTCGACGCTGCTCAACGCCACCGCCCGCTACGAACGGGCCGACGTCGGCCTCGGTGTCTGTCTGGGCGACCGCGACGAGGCGCTCGAGCGCGCCCGGGCGCTCTTGCGCGATCACCGGCGCAACCTCTCGGCCGGGATCGACCTCGTCACCGAGGAAGGTGTTACCCACGAGGAGCACATCCAGTGGTTCCACGCGGGCGATCGCATCCGCGAGACGATCGTCGGCATCGTTGCCGGCATGGCGATGGGCAACGCCGGGATCAGCCGGTCGAAGCCGATCTTCGCGTTCGCCGAGAAGCGCGCGGAGCCACGATCTGCGAACCGAAGCAGCGAAGCCGCGGCGGACGGCGAGGAGGTCAAAGTCTCCGCCCGCGGAACGTACGGGCTCGTCAAGCGGGGCCTCGACCTCTCGGTCGTGATGGGTGAGGCCTCGCGCGCGGTCGGCGGCGACGGCGGCGGCCACGACGTCGCTGCCGGCGCGACGGTGCCGAAAGGCGAGGAGGAGTCGTTCGTCGAACGCGCCGACGAGATCGTCGGCGAGCAGCTCGCCTGA
- a CDS encoding PHP-associated domain-containing protein, protein MTSPIPFAIDFHVHSDDSYDGREPIELILEHAADIGLDGVVITDHDEIGESLRAADIAPEYGLIGIPGVEVSTGHGHLLAVGVESRPDPGQPFMQTVERVRDLGGIAIVPHPFQRSRHGVRKRHIKDADAIEAYNSMVFTGYRNRRARTFARRRGYPEIGASDAHYLPNVGRAYTEILVTPTAPGVAKSDIDGDDLIDAILEGRTQIRGKRTPIHKSTVQYAKGAVRKSTYLVTSRTPLVPTVPASMDRS, encoded by the coding sequence ATGACGTCTCCTATCCCCTTCGCTATCGACTTTCACGTCCACTCGGATGACTCGTACGACGGTCGTGAACCGATCGAACTCATCTTAGAACACGCCGCCGACATCGGCCTTGACGGCGTCGTCATCACCGATCACGACGAGATCGGCGAGTCGCTCCGTGCAGCCGACATCGCACCGGAGTACGGGCTGATCGGCATTCCCGGCGTCGAGGTGTCGACAGGCCACGGCCACCTGCTCGCGGTGGGTGTCGAATCACGCCCCGACCCCGGCCAGCCGTTTATGCAGACCGTCGAACGCGTCCGCGATCTCGGCGGCATTGCCATCGTCCCACACCCGTTCCAGCGGAGCCGCCACGGCGTTCGGAAACGCCACATCAAAGACGCCGACGCAATCGAAGCGTACAACTCGATGGTGTTCACCGGCTACCGAAACCGGCGGGCACGAACGTTTGCGAGACGCCGCGGCTACCCCGAAATCGGGGCGAGCGATGCCCACTACCTGCCGAACGTCGGTCGAGCCTACACCGAAATCCTCGTCACGCCCACAGCGCCTGGCGTAGCGAAGTCCGACATCGACGGCGACGACCTCATCGACGCCATCCTCGAGGGGCGGACCCAGATCCGTGGCAAGCGAACGCCGATCCACAAGAGTACGGTGCAGTATGCCAAAGGCGCCGTTCGCAAGTCGACGTACCTCGTTACCTCGCGGACGCCGCTCGTGCCGACGGTCCCCGCGTCGATGGACCGCTCGTAG
- a CDS encoding DUF5783 family protein, which translates to MADFDPEKFEDKYANYFPELQQAYKNAFNRMNDRYDSTLVHAIDQQVLNESEPFYEGSAEQRSADDSNGEPREHDGEFRIELPEDPYDRLVGVTVAEDRFEEVLEKHVEEIESELERIFGFA; encoded by the coding sequence ATGGCCGACTTCGATCCCGAGAAGTTCGAGGACAAGTACGCGAACTACTTTCCCGAACTCCAGCAGGCGTACAAGAACGCCTTCAATCGGATGAACGACCGCTACGACTCCACACTCGTCCACGCCATCGACCAGCAGGTGCTCAACGAGAGCGAGCCGTTCTACGAGGGTAGCGCGGAGCAACGCTCCGCGGACGATTCGAACGGCGAGCCGCGAGAACATGATGGCGAGTTTCGAATCGAACTTCCCGAGGATCCCTACGACCGGCTCGTCGGCGTGACCGTCGCCGAAGATCGGTTCGAGGAGGTCCTCGAGAAACACGTCGAGGAGATTGAATCCGAACTCGAGCGCATCTTCGGCTTCGCCTGA
- a CDS encoding NifU family protein, with the protein MSTETQDGDDLEERVTNFLRRNFPQIQMHGGSAAIQDIDRETGEVTIALGGACSGCGISPMTIQAIKSRMVKEIPEIEQVHAHTGMDGMGGGGGMSPSFPGETVDDDGEEDEGPQAPF; encoded by the coding sequence ATGAGCACCGAGACCCAGGACGGAGACGACCTCGAAGAGCGCGTGACGAACTTCCTGCGCCGGAACTTCCCGCAGATCCAGATGCACGGCGGCAGCGCGGCGATCCAGGACATCGACCGGGAGACGGGCGAGGTCACGATCGCCCTCGGCGGCGCCTGCAGCGGCTGTGGCATCTCGCCGATGACGATTCAGGCGATCAAGAGCCGGATGGTCAAGGAGATCCCAGAAATCGAGCAGGTCCACGCCCACACCGGGATGGACGGCATGGGCGGCGGTGGCGGCATGAGCCCCTCGTTCCCCGGCGAGACCGTCGACGACGACGGCGAGGAAGACGAAGGCCCGCAGGCACCGTTCTAA
- a CDS encoding ketopantoate reductase family protein, with product MEIVVFGAGSLGSLVGGVLAREHDVTLVGREPHVEAVRREGLTLEGELEDHVHPAATTDGRGLEAELAVVTVKAFDTAEAAGALATGSIDAVLSLQNGMGNEETLAAALDAPVLAGTATYGAILESPGVVRCTGIGEAVLGPREGGSSPTASRVGEAFAAAGLETTVATDVPRRLWEKLAVNAGINAVTALTQTRNGAVLEGEANDVARAAARETARVARACDVDLPDEAAVAATESVATATAKNRSSMLQDVRAGRRTEVDAINGYVVDRGAEYGLEVPTNRTLTALIRTWERGAGLR from the coding sequence ATGGAGATCGTCGTCTTCGGGGCGGGGAGCCTGGGAAGTCTCGTCGGCGGCGTCCTCGCGCGCGAACACGACGTCACGCTCGTCGGCCGCGAGCCACACGTCGAGGCCGTTCGCAGGGAGGGCCTGACTCTCGAGGGCGAACTCGAGGACCACGTCCACCCGGCGGCGACGACCGACGGGCGGGGACTCGAGGCAGAGCTCGCCGTCGTGACCGTCAAGGCCTTCGACACGGCCGAAGCGGCCGGGGCGCTCGCGACGGGGTCGATCGACGCCGTGCTCTCGTTACAGAACGGAATGGGCAACGAGGAGACGCTCGCGGCGGCGCTCGACGCCCCCGTTCTCGCGGGGACAGCGACCTACGGCGCGATCCTCGAGAGTCCCGGTGTCGTCCGGTGTACCGGCATCGGCGAGGCCGTCCTCGGGCCGCGCGAGGGTGGGTCGTCGCCGACCGCGAGCCGCGTCGGCGAGGCGTTCGCGGCGGCCGGCCTCGAGACGACCGTGGCGACCGACGTGCCGCGGCGGCTCTGGGAGAAACTGGCGGTCAACGCCGGGATCAACGCCGTCACGGCGCTCACGCAGACGCGAAACGGGGCGGTGCTCGAGGGGGAGGCGAACGACGTCGCTCGAGCGGCGGCGCGCGAGACCGCCCGCGTCGCTCGCGCGTGTGACGTCGACCTTCCGGACGAAGCGGCGGTGGCCGCAACGGAGTCGGTCGCGACGGCGACGGCGAAAAACCGGTCCTCGATGCTCCAGGACGTCCGGGCGGGTCGGCGGACGGAAGTCGACGCGATCAACGGCTACGTGGTCGATCGTGGCGCCGAGTACGGACTCGAGGTGCCGACGAACCGGACGCTGACGGCGCTGATCCGGACGTGGGAGCGAGGGGCGGGGCTTCGCTAG
- a CDS encoding DUF7130 family rubredoxin-like protein, with protein sequence MVDDTTRLGFGTAVYAEDGTKIGQIRGFDEDGFYVTLREGLEGMSVEHVRSGKEFGEAHLMWRCAECGEMGELNNDLPEACPNCDAPKEQLYYWTED encoded by the coding sequence ATGGTCGACGACACCACTCGCCTCGGATTCGGCACCGCCGTGTACGCGGAGGACGGAACCAAGATCGGCCAGATCCGCGGCTTCGACGAGGATGGATTCTACGTCACCCTTCGAGAGGGACTCGAGGGAATGAGCGTCGAGCACGTCCGGTCGGGAAAGGAGTTCGGTGAGGCCCACCTGATGTGGCGCTGTGCCGAGTGCGGCGAGATGGGTGAGCTCAACAACGACCTGCCCGAGGCGTGTCCGAACTGCGACGCGCCGAAAGAGCAGCTCTACTACTGGACCGAGGACTGA